In Bacillus sp. DX3.1, the following proteins share a genomic window:
- a CDS encoding TIGR00266 family protein translates to MKAHEIEYKLYGDDMQFVEIELDPEESVIAEAGAMMMMEDHIEMETIFGDGRGQSSGLFGKLMGAGKRLVTGESMFMTVFTNTGHGKRHVSFAAPYPGKIIPVDLREYNGKVICQKDAFLCAAKGVSIGIEFTKKLGSGFFGGEGFIMQKLEGDGLAFMHAGGTVYKRELKPGEKLRIDTGCLVAMTRDVNYDIQFVGNVKTALFGGEGLFFATLEGPGTVWIQSLTLSRLAQRITSLGAQSSGEGSVLGGLGRLLDGKE, encoded by the coding sequence ATGAAAGCACATGAAATTGAATATAAATTGTATGGCGATGATATGCAATTTGTAGAAATTGAATTAGATCCAGAGGAAAGCGTCATTGCAGAAGCTGGGGCAATGATGATGATGGAAGATCATATTGAAATGGAAACGATATTTGGTGATGGCCGCGGACAATCAAGTGGCCTTTTCGGTAAATTAATGGGTGCTGGAAAGCGTCTCGTTACAGGCGAAAGTATGTTTATGACCGTATTTACAAACACTGGACATGGTAAGCGCCACGTATCATTTGCTGCACCATACCCCGGGAAAATTATTCCTGTTGATTTAAGAGAATATAATGGCAAAGTTATTTGTCAAAAAGATGCTTTTCTTTGCGCTGCAAAAGGTGTCTCTATCGGCATTGAATTTACAAAAAAACTAGGCAGTGGCTTTTTCGGCGGAGAAGGCTTTATTATGCAAAAACTTGAAGGCGATGGACTTGCCTTCATGCACGCAGGTGGCACAGTGTACAAACGGGAACTAAAGCCTGGTGAAAAATTGCGTATTGATACAGGTTGCCTCGTTGCAATGACAAGAGATGTTAACTACGATATTCAATTCGTAGGCAATGTAAAAACAGCTTTATTTGGCGGAGAAGGCTTATTCTTTGCAACATTAGAAGGGCCCGGAACGGTTTGGATTCAATCCTTAACATTAAGCCGCTTAGCACAGCGTATTACGAGTCTAGGAGCTCAAAGTAGTGGTGAAGGTAGCGTTTTAGGTGGACTTGGCCGTCTTCTAGATGGTAAAGAGTAA
- the glgA gene encoding glycogen synthase GlgA, which yields MNILFAVSECVPFIKSGGLADVAGALPKELKKLGVNVRIILPNYSLITDHLRETCTLHKVINVQLGWRNQYCGILKGEQDGITYYLVDNEYYFNRDSLYGHYDDGERFSFFSKAVLESIPHLDFDVDILHSHDWHTAMANFLLREQYGDQPLYKHIKTVFTIHNLQFQGVFPPVVMHDLLNLGDEYFRSEQLEFYGNVNFMKGGIIASDCITAVSPTYKEEIQYPFFGEKLDGLLRKYNDKLIGIINGIDTVVYNPQTDPFITASYDAKTLFKKRENKYALQRYFGLPEKADTPIVAMVTRLTKQKGLDLVRGVFHEMMQENVQCIILGSGDAEYEQFFERMACEYPEKVKVYIGFNEELAHQVYAGSDLFLMPSLFEPCGLGQLIALAYGVIPIVRETGGLNDTVQSYDEKTESGNGFSFTNFNAHDMLHTVRRALKYYHNKPVWNGLVKQAMTEDYSWKKSARQYSELYKSLLDHS from the coding sequence GTGAATATTTTATTTGCAGTATCAGAATGCGTACCGTTTATTAAATCGGGAGGCTTAGCAGATGTGGCGGGTGCACTTCCAAAAGAACTGAAAAAATTAGGGGTGAATGTCCGCATTATACTTCCAAATTACAGTCTAATTACCGATCACTTGCGAGAAACATGTACGCTCCATAAAGTAATCAATGTTCAGCTTGGTTGGCGAAATCAATATTGTGGGATTTTAAAAGGAGAACAGGATGGGATTACTTATTATTTAGTTGACAATGAATATTATTTTAACAGGGATTCGCTCTATGGGCATTACGATGATGGGGAGCGTTTTTCTTTCTTTTCCAAGGCGGTATTAGAGTCTATTCCACATTTAGATTTCGATGTGGATATTCTTCATTCTCATGATTGGCATACAGCGATGGCTAATTTTTTATTGCGCGAACAATATGGAGATCAGCCATTATATAAACATATTAAAACGGTTTTTACCATTCATAATTTACAGTTTCAAGGTGTATTTCCGCCTGTGGTTATGCACGATTTATTGAATCTTGGTGATGAATATTTTCGTAGTGAACAGCTCGAATTTTATGGGAATGTCAACTTTATGAAAGGGGGCATTATTGCTTCGGATTGCATTACAGCTGTTAGCCCCACTTATAAAGAAGAAATTCAATATCCATTCTTTGGGGAAAAGCTAGATGGTTTATTGCGCAAATATAATGATAAGCTCATCGGAATTATAAATGGTATTGATACGGTTGTTTACAATCCGCAAACGGATCCATTCATTACCGCTTCATATGATGCCAAAACATTATTTAAAAAACGAGAAAATAAATATGCTTTACAGCGTTATTTTGGTTTACCTGAAAAGGCAGACACACCAATTGTTGCAATGGTAACGCGCTTAACAAAGCAAAAAGGTTTGGATTTAGTCCGCGGTGTGTTCCATGAAATGATGCAAGAAAATGTACAATGTATCATTTTAGGATCAGGAGATGCCGAATATGAACAGTTTTTTGAAAGAATGGCATGTGAATATCCGGAAAAAGTGAAAGTGTATATTGGCTTTAATGAAGAGCTGGCACATCAAGTATATGCGGGTAGCGATTTATTTTTAATGCCATCATTATTTGAGCCATGCGGCTTAGGACAACTGATTGCACTGGCATATGGCGTTATTCCGATTGTAAGGGAAACAGGAGGATTGAATGATACTGTTCAGTCTTATGATGAGAAAACTGAATCTGGAAATGGCTTTAGCTTTACAAATTTTAATGCACATGACATGTTACATACGGTTCGTCGTGCACTAAAGTATTATCATAACAAACCAGTGTGGAACGGGCTTGTAAAACAGGCGATGACAGAAGATTACAGCTGGAAAAAGTCAGCACGTCAATATAGCGAGTTGTATAAAAGTTTGTTGGATCATTCCTAA
- a CDS encoding glucose-1-phosphate adenylyltransferase yields the protein MVQKQTCVAMLLAGGKGSRLSALTKNLAKPAVPFGGKYRIIDFTLSNCANSGIETVGILTQYQPLELHNYIGIGSAWDLDRVNGGVTVLPPYAESSGVKWYTGTASAIYQNLNYLCQYNPEYVLILSGDHIYTMDYSKMLDYHIEKEADVSISVIEVPWEEASRFGIMNTNEEMEVVEFEEKPQYPRSNLASMGIYIFNWSVLKEYLEMDARNPDSSNDFGKDVIPLLLDEKKKLMAYPFSGYWKDVGTVKSLWEANMDLLREESSLNLYDRGWRVYSVNPNQPPQYISEKAKVEESLINEGCVIEGDVAHSVLFQGVTVGEGSIIKDSVIMPDAKIGKHVVIERAIVGPEMIIEDGTIIRPEKNMDEVVLIADGN from the coding sequence ATGGTTCAAAAGCAGACTTGCGTAGCGATGTTATTGGCAGGGGGAAAAGGTAGTCGTTTAAGTGCGTTAACAAAGAATTTAGCTAAGCCAGCTGTTCCATTTGGCGGTAAATATCGAATTATCGATTTCACATTAAGTAATTGTGCAAATTCTGGAATTGAAACGGTCGGGATATTGACGCAGTACCAACCGCTAGAGCTTCATAATTATATTGGTATTGGGAGCGCATGGGATTTAGATCGTGTTAATGGAGGGGTAACTGTACTTCCACCGTATGCGGAATCTTCTGGCGTGAAATGGTATACAGGGACTGCTAGTGCGATTTATCAAAACTTGAATTATTTATGTCAGTATAATCCAGAATATGTTCTGATTTTATCAGGCGATCACATTTATACGATGGATTATAGCAAAATGCTGGATTATCATATTGAAAAAGAGGCAGACGTTTCTATTTCTGTTATTGAAGTACCTTGGGAAGAAGCAAGTCGTTTTGGAATTATGAATACAAATGAAGAAATGGAAGTTGTTGAGTTTGAAGAAAAACCACAATATCCAAGAAGTAACCTTGCATCGATGGGGATATATATTTTTAATTGGTCTGTTTTGAAAGAGTATTTAGAGATGGATGCAAGAAATCCAGACTCGAGTAATGATTTTGGAAAGGATGTAATTCCACTTTTATTAGATGAAAAGAAGAAATTAATGGCGTATCCATTTAGTGGCTATTGGAAAGATGTTGGTACGGTGAAAAGTTTATGGGAAGCAAATATGGATTTGCTTCGTGAGGAATCATCTTTGAATTTATATGACCGTGGCTGGCGTGTGTATTCTGTGAATCCCAACCAACCACCGCAATATATTTCTGAGAAGGCAAAGGTAGAGGAATCACTAATTAATGAAGGCTGTGTAATTGAAGGGGATGTAGCGCATTCTGTTCTATTCCAAGGGGTAACAGTTGGAGAAGGAAGTATCATTAAGGATTCAGTTATTATGCCAGATGCTAAGATTGGTAAACATGTAGTCATTGAAAGAGCGATTGTTGGACCTGAAATGATTATTGAAGATGGAACGATTATTCGACCAGAAAAAAATATGGATGAAGTTGTACTTATAGCAGATGGGAATTAA
- a CDS encoding lipase family protein: MRAPLSFDKDTAILLATCCELTYEQYKQNGIFQIPDGFQYVQGFQAKAIQTTEWFGFILESEDTVIIAFRGTQSDPDWVIDSLVNQKPYPYASNSGSVHNGFLSIYESCRDSIMDMLVSLSSHKTLLVTGHSLGGALAALHILDARVNTSFSRCSLYTFASPKVGDIAFRNYYKIQIASSFRLVNLFDVVPLLPPRKVQFNDQEWEYSHVHHSMTFAKNMKSIIKNHSMTTYKACLTSLF; this comes from the coding sequence ATGCGTGCTCCTTTATCTTTTGATAAAGATACTGCCATATTGTTAGCCACATGCTGTGAATTAACATATGAACAATATAAGCAAAACGGGATTTTTCAAATACCTGACGGGTTTCAATATGTACAAGGCTTTCAAGCAAAAGCCATTCAGACAACAGAATGGTTCGGCTTCATACTAGAATCTGAAGACACCGTCATTATCGCCTTTCGCGGAACCCAATCTGATCCGGATTGGGTTATTGATTCTCTTGTTAATCAAAAACCTTATCCTTACGCCTCCAATAGCGGGAGCGTTCACAATGGCTTCCTCTCTATTTATGAATCCTGTCGTGATTCCATTATGGATATGCTCGTATCTTTGTCATCACATAAAACACTTCTTGTTACAGGGCATAGTTTAGGAGGAGCCCTTGCTGCACTTCACATATTAGATGCACGCGTAAATACTTCTTTCTCACGATGCAGCCTCTATACCTTTGCCTCCCCAAAGGTTGGGGATATTGCCTTTCGAAATTATTATAAAATACAAATTGCCAGTAGCTTTCGCCTCGTTAATTTATTTGATGTCGTCCCACTTCTTCCTCCTCGCAAAGTACAGTTTAACGATCAAGAATGGGAATATTCTCATGTTCACCATAGTATGACATTTGCTAAAAATATGAAGTCTATTATAAAAAACCATTCTATGACAACATATAAAGCATGTCTGACTTCTCTCTTTTAA
- a CDS encoding glycogen/starch/alpha-glucan phosphorylase: MFTHTESFKAAFLEKLETMYGKSFKDSTSRDHYNTLGHMVREYMNQHWIATNERYRAGNQKQMYYLSIEFLLGRLLGSNMLNLGIHDVCEQGLAELGISLQELEESEADAGLGNGGLGRLAACFLDSLASLNLPGHGCGIRYKHGLFDQKIVDGYQVELPEQWLQHENVWEVRRHDQAVEVSYFGQVEAVQINGRLEFRHTNAEVIMAVPYDIPVVGYKTDTVNTLRLWNAEPVPFPQNCKDVLKYKRETEVVSEFLYPDDTHDEGKILRLKQQYFLVSSSLQNIVRLHRERNGTLRNLHEKIAIHINDTHPVLAIPELMRILLDEEKMSWEDAWYITTHTISYTNHTTLSEALEKWPIHIFQPLLPRIYMIIEEINERFCHELWERYPYDWTRIEDMAIIAHNLVKMAHLAIVGSYSVNGVAKIHTEILKQREMRLFYEFYPDKFNNKTNGITHRRWLLKANPQLSNLISGAIGTEWMKSPEQLQALQSYQYDTAFQDQLHAVKQQRKIILMERIADKTGILVDPHSIFDVQVKRLHAYKRQLLNVLHILYLYNRLKEDSSFSFYPRTFIFGAKASPGYYYAKKIIKLINELARKVNEDPYVSQYMKVIFLENYRVSVAEDIFPAADVSEQISTASKEASGTGNMKFMMNGAITLGTLDGANIEIREKVGEDASFIFGLTAEEVLHYYQNGGYRANEYYHHNSHIKKVVDQLTNGFFTNAGAEFEAIYDSLVIQNDEYFVLRDFGPYADCQESVGRTYENRRRWLEMSIVNIAQSGYFASDRTISQYSKGIWGIGDTVKLL, encoded by the coding sequence ATGTTTACTCATACAGAAAGCTTTAAAGCAGCTTTTTTAGAAAAACTAGAAACGATGTATGGAAAAAGTTTCAAAGATTCTACAAGTCGTGATCATTATAATACACTTGGGCATATGGTACGTGAGTATATGAATCAGCATTGGATTGCAACAAACGAAAGATATAGGGCAGGGAATCAAAAGCAAATGTATTACTTGTCGATTGAGTTTTTATTAGGTCGCTTACTTGGTAGTAATATGCTCAACTTAGGGATTCATGATGTATGTGAACAAGGGTTAGCAGAGCTGGGGATTTCCTTGCAAGAATTAGAAGAGAGTGAAGCGGATGCTGGGCTTGGAAACGGAGGACTTGGACGTTTAGCAGCCTGTTTTCTCGACTCTCTTGCATCTTTAAACCTCCCAGGACACGGATGTGGTATTCGTTATAAACATGGTTTGTTTGATCAAAAAATTGTAGATGGGTATCAAGTAGAATTACCAGAACAGTGGTTACAGCATGAAAATGTATGGGAAGTTAGAAGGCATGACCAAGCAGTCGAAGTAAGCTACTTTGGACAAGTAGAAGCAGTGCAAATCAATGGTCGCCTAGAGTTTCGACATACAAATGCGGAAGTGATTATGGCAGTTCCATATGACATTCCGGTTGTTGGGTATAAAACAGATACTGTAAATACACTTCGACTTTGGAATGCAGAGCCGGTTCCTTTTCCGCAAAATTGTAAAGATGTTTTGAAATATAAGCGTGAAACAGAAGTTGTGTCGGAATTTTTATATCCGGATGACACGCATGATGAAGGGAAAATATTACGGTTAAAACAGCAATATTTTCTTGTATCATCAAGTTTGCAAAATATTGTTCGTTTGCACCGGGAGCGAAACGGTACACTTCGAAATTTGCATGAAAAAATTGCAATCCATATTAATGATACCCATCCAGTACTTGCAATTCCGGAATTAATGCGCATTTTATTAGATGAGGAAAAGATGAGCTGGGAAGATGCATGGTATATCACAACGCATACGATTTCTTATACGAATCATACGACATTATCAGAAGCGCTAGAAAAGTGGCCAATTCATATTTTTCAGCCGTTATTGCCGCGAATTTATATGATTATTGAAGAGATCAATGAACGCTTCTGTCATGAATTATGGGAACGGTATCCGTATGATTGGACACGAATTGAAGATATGGCGATTATTGCACATAATCTTGTGAAAATGGCTCATTTAGCAATTGTCGGGAGCTATAGTGTAAATGGAGTGGCTAAAATTCATACGGAAATTTTAAAACAGCGTGAAATGCGATTGTTTTATGAGTTTTATCCAGACAAATTTAATAACAAAACAAATGGCATTACGCATCGACGCTGGTTGTTAAAAGCCAATCCGCAGCTTTCTAATCTGATTTCAGGAGCAATCGGAACAGAATGGATGAAGTCCCCAGAACAATTGCAAGCACTGCAAAGCTATCAGTATGATACTGCTTTTCAAGATCAATTGCATGCTGTAAAGCAGCAACGTAAAATCATATTGATGGAGCGGATTGCAGATAAAACGGGGATTCTCGTTGATCCACATTCTATTTTTGATGTGCAAGTAAAACGATTACACGCTTATAAAAGACAATTATTAAATGTGCTCCATATTTTATATTTGTACAATCGTTTAAAAGAGGATTCGAGTTTTTCATTTTATCCACGCACATTTATTTTTGGAGCAAAAGCATCACCAGGTTATTATTATGCAAAAAAAATTATTAAATTAATAAATGAACTTGCTCGAAAAGTGAATGAGGACCCGTATGTTAGTCAATATATGAAAGTTATTTTTCTAGAAAACTATCGTGTTTCCGTAGCTGAAGATATATTTCCAGCAGCAGATGTGAGTGAACAAATTTCGACGGCAAGTAAAGAAGCATCTGGAACAGGGAATATGAAGTTTATGATGAATGGTGCCATTACGTTAGGGACGCTAGATGGGGCCAATATTGAAATAAGGGAAAAAGTGGGCGAGGATGCTAGCTTTATTTTTGGTTTAACAGCTGAAGAAGTGTTGCATTACTATCAGAATGGTGGATACCGTGCGAATGAGTATTATCATCATAACTCGCATATTAAAAAGGTGGTAGATCAGTTAACAAACGGATTTTTCACAAACGCTGGAGCAGAGTTTGAGGCGATTTATGATTCGCTTGTCATTCAAAATGATGAATACTTTGTTCTTCGTGATTTTGGACCATATGCAGATTGTCAGGAATCGGTGGGAAGAACCTATGAAAATCGTAGAAGATGGCTGGAAATGTCCATTGTAAATATTGCACAATCGGGTTATTTTGCGAGTGACCGTACAATTTCACAGTATAGTAAGGGAATTTGGGGAATTGGTGATACGGTTAAGCTTTTATGA
- the glgB gene encoding 1,4-alpha-glucan branching protein GlgB, translating into MDVTNCMEEGLYEFHKEGCHESYNMFGGHLVTEHEIQGVRFTVWAPHAKVVSVVGDFNEWDNEKNRMVKMTEQGIWSLFIPELEAYEIYKYAIKTSGDEIILKADPYATYAEVRPNTASVIFDIRGYEWNDKNWSRKKKRKPIYQEAMAIYELHFGSWKKKEDGSLYSYREMAEELIPYVVEHQFTHIEIMPLIEHPYDRSWGYQGTGYYAMTSRFGTPHDFMYFVDECHKYGIGVILDWVPGHFCKDAHGLYLFDGEPTYEYRDSDVQENHVWGTVNFDLGKQEVRNFLISNALFWMKYYHIDGFRVDAVANMLYWEKDGKQQSNEHAVAFLRQLNEVVFAEDSTFLMTAEDSTAWPLVTAPTYEGGLGFNYKWNMGWMNDVLKYMECAPEYRKYIHEKMTFSLLYAYSENFILPLSHDEVVHGKKSLLNKMPGDYWSKFAQLRLLYGYFFTHPGKKLLFMGGEFGQFDEWKDLEDLDWNLHDFEMHDRMHDYFKELIALYKRSKPLWQLDHSQEGFEWIDADNREQSIFSFIRKGEKEEEILVVVCNFTNAVYENYKVGVPAFQYYNEILNSDDPVYGGSGQVNKKRLKTIIEPYHNQSAHVEITIPPFGVSILRPVKARKGSKKQDGSKADLRSDVIGRGKR; encoded by the coding sequence TTGGATGTAACAAATTGTATGGAAGAAGGATTGTATGAATTTCATAAAGAAGGATGTCATGAGAGTTATAACATGTTTGGAGGTCATCTTGTAACAGAGCATGAAATACAAGGGGTACGTTTTACAGTATGGGCTCCTCATGCGAAAGTCGTAAGTGTTGTCGGAGATTTCAATGAATGGGACAACGAAAAAAATAGGATGGTAAAAATGACAGAGCAAGGTATTTGGTCATTATTCATACCGGAACTGGAGGCATACGAAATATATAAGTATGCAATCAAAACTTCTGGTGATGAAATAATTTTAAAAGCAGATCCATATGCAACATATGCAGAAGTACGACCGAATACGGCATCTGTTATTTTTGATATAAGAGGATATGAATGGAATGATAAAAATTGGTCTCGAAAAAAGAAGCGAAAGCCGATTTATCAAGAAGCAATGGCAATTTATGAATTGCATTTTGGTTCATGGAAAAAGAAAGAAGATGGCTCGCTTTATTCGTATCGAGAAATGGCAGAGGAGCTTATTCCTTATGTAGTGGAGCATCAATTTACTCATATTGAAATCATGCCGCTTATTGAGCATCCGTACGATCGTTCTTGGGGATATCAAGGTACTGGATATTATGCGATGACGAGTCGATTTGGTACGCCGCATGATTTTATGTATTTTGTCGATGAATGTCATAAATATGGAATCGGTGTCATTTTAGATTGGGTACCAGGACATTTTTGTAAGGATGCTCATGGGCTGTATTTATTTGATGGAGAACCAACGTATGAATATAGGGACTCTGATGTACAAGAAAATCATGTTTGGGGAACGGTAAATTTTGATTTAGGAAAACAGGAAGTTCGAAACTTTTTAATTTCGAATGCACTGTTTTGGATGAAATATTATCATATTGACGGTTTTCGTGTTGATGCAGTTGCAAATATGTTGTATTGGGAAAAGGATGGAAAGCAGCAAAGTAATGAACATGCGGTCGCCTTTTTACGCCAATTAAATGAGGTGGTATTTGCTGAGGATTCGACATTTCTGATGACCGCTGAAGATTCAACAGCTTGGCCACTTGTGACTGCGCCAACGTATGAGGGCGGACTTGGTTTTAATTATAAGTGGAATATGGGCTGGATGAATGATGTACTGAAATATATGGAATGTGCACCAGAATATCGTAAATATATTCATGAGAAAATGACATTTTCTTTGCTATATGCTTATTCAGAAAACTTTATTTTACCCTTATCCCACGATGAAGTTGTTCACGGAAAAAAATCGTTATTAAATAAAATGCCGGGAGATTATTGGTCGAAGTTTGCTCAACTTCGTTTATTGTACGGATATTTCTTTACACATCCAGGGAAGAAATTGCTCTTTATGGGTGGAGAATTTGGACAATTTGATGAGTGGAAAGATCTCGAAGATTTAGATTGGAACTTACATGATTTTGAAATGCATGATCGTATGCATGATTACTTTAAAGAGCTCATAGCATTGTATAAGCGCTCAAAGCCACTTTGGCAATTAGATCATTCACAAGAAGGATTTGAGTGGATTGATGCAGATAACCGAGAACAAAGTATCTTTTCATTTATTCGCAAAGGGGAGAAAGAGGAAGAGATCCTTGTTGTTGTATGTAATTTCACAAATGCTGTGTATGAAAACTACAAAGTAGGTGTACCAGCATTTCAATATTATAACGAGATTTTAAATAGTGATGATCCGGTATACGGTGGTTCAGGACAGGTAAATAAAAAACGGTTAAAGACGATTATAGAGCCGTATCATAATCAGTCTGCTCATGTAGAAATAACAATTCCACCATTTGGCGTTTCAATTTTACGGCCAGTGAAAGCGAGAAAGGGGAGCAAAAAACAAGATGGTTCAAAAGCAGACTTGCGTAGCGATGTTATTGGCAGGGGGAAAAGGTAG
- a CDS encoding sugar phosphate nucleotidyltransferase, which yields MGESMLGIINATGSFPSLQKVTGHRSLAALPFGGRYRLIDFMLSNMVNSHIHSVAIFTSHKNRSLMDHLGSGKQWDLDRKRDGLFLFPPNCQCDQDEFGSFAHFRRHIDYFLRSKQEYVVITNSHLVTALNFQAVLERHIHTRADITEVCHEGVSLQTYVLKKDLLLDLFETYKEQKHYSLFDVVKEKRGESLYIGAYEHTGYVAVIDSIESYYKHSLEILQPSIWKQLFTKEAPIFTKVKDEPPTRYMKGAQVQNTMIANGSVIEGQVDHSIVFRSVKIGKGSSIRNSIIMQKSQIGDNCILDGVIIDKDVKIGDGVILTGTAHNPYVVEKGSVQSHNITSYS from the coding sequence ATGGGAGAATCAATGTTAGGAATTATTAATGCAACTGGAAGTTTTCCTTCCTTACAGAAAGTAACAGGCCACCGTTCACTGGCAGCATTACCATTTGGGGGACGTTATCGTCTTATCGATTTTATGCTTTCTAATATGGTAAATTCCCATATTCATAGTGTAGCGATTTTTACTAGTCATAAAAATCGTTCCTTAATGGATCATCTCGGATCAGGAAAACAATGGGATTTAGATCGAAAACGCGACGGCTTATTTTTATTTCCTCCTAATTGCCAATGTGATCAAGATGAATTCGGTTCCTTTGCTCATTTCCGTAGACATATTGATTATTTTCTACGAAGTAAACAAGAGTATGTTGTTATTACAAATAGCCATCTTGTAACAGCATTAAATTTTCAAGCTGTACTAGAAAGACATATACATACAAGGGCAGATATTACGGAAGTATGCCATGAAGGAGTATCACTGCAGACATATGTATTAAAGAAGGATTTATTGCTAGATTTATTTGAAACGTATAAAGAGCAGAAACATTATAGCTTATTTGATGTTGTTAAGGAAAAACGCGGAGAATCCTTGTATATTGGGGCGTATGAACATACGGGTTATGTAGCGGTCATCGACTCAATTGAAAGCTACTATAAACATAGTTTAGAAATTTTACAGCCTTCCATTTGGAAACAGTTATTTACGAAAGAAGCTCCGATTTTTACAAAGGTTAAAGATGAACCGCCAACGCGCTATATGAAAGGTGCTCAGGTACAAAATACAATGATTGCAAACGGTAGTGTAATTGAAGGACAAGTGGATCATAGCATTGTGTTCCGTTCTGTAAAGATTGGAAAAGGATCTAGTATTCGCAATAGTATTATTATGCAAAAGAGTCAAATTGGGGATAATTGTATACTAGATGGCGTTATTATTGATAAGGATGTAAAAATTGGAGATGGCGTGATCTTAACGGGAACGGCTCATAATCCGTATGTTGTAGAGAAAGGTAGTGTACAAAGTCATAACATAACTAGTTATTCATGA
- a CDS encoding MerR family transcriptional regulator encodes MSNNESYSIGEFSKRTGTSIRTLHYYDEIGLLTPEKHPSSGHRIYKSQDILTLQKIVSLKFLGYSLDEICVMVNMSSFNVNLKETLQNQKNAFEEKKKHIEASLKAINRTIILLEEEGKVDSDILMSLISNIQKESEQRLWLEEYMSKEVVDQLYNKSEEDMVEFDKEFIHLSKEVKRLFGKPVHDSEVQKLVDKHMKATLTYVGEKALYSFGELEHMEEQYENMIPSPYTKEEEEWLNQAMEHYMIQNGMYSPCDEEKDK; translated from the coding sequence ATGAGTAATAATGAAAGTTATTCAATTGGAGAGTTTTCGAAAAGAACAGGCACATCAATACGGACACTACATTATTACGATGAAATTGGATTACTCACACCTGAAAAACATCCTAGTTCCGGACATCGAATATATAAAAGTCAAGACATATTAACGTTGCAAAAGATAGTAAGTCTTAAATTTTTAGGATATAGTCTAGATGAAATTTGTGTAATGGTGAATATGTCTAGCTTTAACGTAAACTTAAAAGAAACATTACAGAATCAAAAGAATGCTTTTGAGGAAAAAAAGAAACATATCGAAGCTTCTCTGAAAGCAATTAATCGAACGATTATTTTGTTAGAGGAAGAAGGGAAAGTGGATAGTGACATTTTAATGAGTTTAATCAGTAATATACAAAAAGAAAGTGAACAACGTTTATGGCTTGAAGAATACATGTCTAAGGAAGTCGTTGATCAATTGTATAATAAGTCTGAAGAAGATATGGTGGAATTTGATAAAGAATTTATCCATTTGTCTAAAGAGGTAAAGAGATTATTTGGAAAGCCAGTTCATGATTCAGAGGTACAAAAGCTTGTCGATAAACATATGAAGGCAACTCTTACATATGTGGGTGAAAAAGCGTTATATTCTTTTGGGGAATTAGAGCATATGGAAGAGCAGTATGAGAATATGATCCCGTCTCCGTATACAAAGGAAGAAGAGGAATGGTTAAATCAGGCAATGGAGCATTATATGATTCAGAATGGTATGTACAGTCCATGTGATGAAGAAAAGGATAAATGA